A genomic segment from Gemmatimonadota bacterium encodes:
- a CDS encoding ACP phosphodiesterase, whose protein sequence is MNYLAHLYFAEDSPESRVGNLMVDFVQGPVDRQPYNGAVMRGMLSHVAVDRFTDSHDVVRESKALISRPRRRFAGIIVDICYDHYLARHWTDFSDVPLSVFIERTYGSLCAYRGDMPPVLSRVIRHMVKHDWLRGYRELSGIGRALDGLSTRIRRSNTLAGSVEELKGNYGEMEEQFLRFFPDLVRHMKTGPARTHEEAGLRLAGTVHEEAAER, encoded by the coding sequence ATGAACTACCTCGCCCATCTGTATTTCGCCGAAGACTCGCCCGAATCCCGCGTGGGGAACCTGATGGTGGATTTCGTGCAGGGTCCCGTGGACCGGCAGCCCTACAACGGCGCCGTCATGCGGGGCATGCTAAGCCACGTGGCGGTAGACCGGTTTACCGACAGCCACGACGTGGTACGCGAGAGCAAGGCGCTCATAAGCCGCCCCCGGCGCCGGTTCGCCGGGATCATCGTCGACATCTGCTACGACCATTACCTGGCCCGGCACTGGACCGACTTCTCGGATGTGCCGCTGTCCGTGTTCATCGAGCGGACCTATGGGTCCCTCTGCGCCTACCGCGGCGATATGCCGCCGGTCCTGTCGCGGGTAATCCGGCACATGGTGAAACACGACTGGCTGCGGGGCTACCGGGAACTCTCGGGTATCGGCCGGGCGCTGGACGGCCTGTCCACGCGCATCCGGCGTTCCAACACGCTGGCGGGATCGGTAGAGGAACTAAAGGGAAATTACGGGGAGATGGAAGAACAGTTCCTGCGATTCTTCCCGGACCTGGTCCGGCACATGAAGACTGGTCCTGCCCGGACCCATGAGGAGGCGGGGTTAAGACTGGCTGGCACCGTGCATGAGGAGGCGGCGGAACGATGA
- the solA gene encoding N-methyl-L-tryptophan oxidase, with protein sequence MKNHYDVIVVGLGAMGSATCYHLASRGAKVLGLERFDLPHAQGSSHGYSRHTKTVVYVDTPFEPFIGRSFELWRLLEGETSQQILVTTGYLLMADTGSWDHLRGKVRHEVLSADELAYRYPQFTLESDYHGLYDPVGGLLRPELGIASHLIQALRRGAEIHGREAVTGWKETTHSVEVETEHDRYSTDQVVFTGGSWTDRLVADLGITLTVSRQPLAWVWPARNAASFDVGSLPIWQIPAPEYDGEYYGFPMMPDHPGFKLALHTFGETSDPDELDRNARPGDEEEVRACLRRFIPDADGPLTAMRICMYTRTADELPVLDRHPACDRVTVGCGFSGSGFKFSCAFGEWLAETALGQPNTIVNESFRFDRLLASTNATGPGPHPGSVHHLKRNAT encoded by the coding sequence ATGAAGAACCACTACGACGTCATCGTGGTGGGCCTGGGCGCCATGGGCTCGGCCACCTGCTACCACCTGGCCTCCCGGGGAGCGAAGGTCCTCGGGCTAGAGCGCTTCGACCTGCCCCACGCCCAGGGCAGTTCCCATGGGTACTCCCGCCACACGAAGACGGTGGTATACGTGGATACGCCCTTCGAACCTTTCATCGGGCGGTCCTTCGAGCTCTGGCGGCTGCTCGAGGGCGAGACTAGCCAGCAGATCCTGGTGACGACGGGCTACCTGCTCATGGCGGACACCGGCTCGTGGGACCATTTACGGGGCAAGGTCCGGCACGAGGTCCTGTCCGCCGACGAACTGGCCTACCGGTATCCTCAGTTCACGCTCGAGTCCGACTACCACGGCCTGTACGATCCGGTCGGCGGACTCCTGCGTCCTGAACTGGGCATCGCGAGCCACCTCATCCAGGCGCTGCGGCGCGGCGCCGAAATCCACGGACGGGAAGCCGTGACCGGGTGGAAGGAGACGACCCATAGCGTGGAGGTCGAGACCGAGCACGACCGTTACAGCACGGACCAGGTAGTCTTCACTGGCGGTTCCTGGACCGACCGGCTGGTTGCGGACCTGGGCATCACCCTGACCGTCTCCCGGCAACCCCTGGCCTGGGTGTGGCCCGCGCGGAACGCGGCGTCCTTCGACGTCGGATCGCTGCCCATCTGGCAGATCCCCGCGCCGGAATACGACGGCGAGTACTATGGTTTCCCCATGATGCCGGACCATCCGGGGTTCAAGCTGGCCCTCCACACCTTTGGAGAGACGTCCGATCCGGACGAACTGGACCGCAACGCCCGTCCCGGGGACGAAGAGGAGGTACGGGCGTGCCTGCGCCGGTTCATTCCCGATGCCGACGGTCCGCTCACGGCCATGCGGATCTGCATGTATACCCGCACGGCGGACGAACTGCCCGTGCTCGACCGCCATCCGGCCTGTGACCGGGTGACCGTGGGCTGCGGCTTCAGCGGGAGCGGCTTCAAGTTCTCCTGCGCCTTCGGCGAATGGCTGGCCGAAACGGCCCTCGGGCAGCCCAACACGATCGTCAATGAATCCTTTCGATTCGATCGACTGCTCGCGTCCACGAACGCGACAGGTCCCGGACCTCATCCAGGTTCGGTACACCATCTGAAACGGAACGCGACCTGA
- a CDS encoding transporter substrate-binding domain-containing protein, translated as MAFKRKYKLAAVFITALIVSGCGSASESSRPSLLDQIKQRGTIRVGVSTFVPWAMRNKQGELVGFEVDVASRLAADAGLEIEFIPTAWDGIIPGLLAGKFDVIIAGMSITPARNLSVNFTRPYSHSELLLAASIEKAGNLVQKEDYDSADVTIAVRRGSTSVQAARKNFPSATIQQFDDDILAFQEVLNGNAEAVIASSPKPEHEVLRNSDRLFIPFDDPLDRGAEAIAIRQGETDALNFFDNWILLRTEDGWLKERRDYWFKTLDWEENVAPDQ; from the coding sequence ATGGCTTTCAAGCGCAAGTACAAACTGGCCGCCGTCTTCATAACCGCCCTGATCGTTTCGGGCTGCGGATCCGCGTCGGAATCTTCCCGCCCAAGCCTGCTCGATCAGATCAAACAGCGGGGAACGATTCGCGTCGGCGTATCGACCTTCGTCCCCTGGGCCATGCGCAACAAGCAAGGGGAACTGGTGGGATTCGAAGTCGACGTGGCCAGCCGCCTGGCGGCCGACGCCGGCCTGGAAATCGAGTTCATTCCCACGGCATGGGACGGAATCATCCCCGGACTCCTGGCCGGCAAGTTCGACGTGATCATCGCCGGCATGTCCATCACCCCCGCGCGTAACCTGAGCGTCAACTTTACCCGGCCCTACTCTCATTCGGAGCTTTTGCTGGCCGCCAGCATAGAAAAGGCGGGAAACCTGGTCCAAAAGGAGGACTACGACAGCGCCGACGTGACCATCGCGGTGCGCCGCGGCTCGACCTCGGTCCAGGCGGCGCGGAAGAACTTCCCCAGCGCAACCATACAGCAGTTCGACGACGACATCCTCGCCTTCCAGGAAGTGCTGAACGGCAACGCCGAAGCCGTCATCGCTTCCTCGCCCAAACCGGAACACGAGGTGCTGCGCAACAGCGACCGGCTGTTCATCCCCTTCGACGATCCCTTGGACCGCGGCGCCGAGGCCATCGCGATCCGCCAGGGAGAAACGGACGCCCTGAATTTCTTCGACAACTGGATCCTGCTGCGGACCGAGGACGGATGGCTGAAGGAACGGCGGGATTACTGGTTCAAGACGCTGGACTGGGAGGAGAATGTGGCGCCGGACCAGTAG
- the cysS gene encoding cysteine--tRNA ligase, with product MPLVLYDTYTRSLREFEPLSPEEVGVYACGPTVYDFPHIGNMRTYVFGDLLRRALVFNGYKVRHVMNITDVGHLTSDADTGEDKMEEGARRAGKTAWEIAEFYTGVFKEDMRRLNVLEPDTWCRATDHIAEQIREIQCIEQKGFTYRTSDGIYFDTSKQPDYGYLARLDVEGLEAGARVDMAEKRSITDFALWKFSPPDEQRQMEWDSPWGVGFPGWHIECSAMSAKFLGPYFDIHLGGEDHISVHHANEIAQTEACHGTRLANFWMHGYFLQLGDAKMAKSAGGFLRVQTLIDRGYDPLVYRLFCLSASYRSKLNFKWESIEGAARQLNRLRLAVHAWGEPATEADEAYMQRFTEVVNNDLNMPRAMSVTWDLVRSDLPDGLKKATIMRFDEILGLSLVEWEPEETAVPDHITDLAEQRRQARAEKRYADADSLRDQIISAGFDIKDTPKGPEITPRAVATEAAN from the coding sequence ATGCCCCTCGTCCTGTACGACACCTACACCCGCAGTCTGCGTGAATTCGAACCGCTGTCCCCGGAAGAAGTGGGTGTCTACGCCTGCGGCCCCACGGTCTACGATTTCCCCCACATCGGCAACATGCGCACCTACGTGTTCGGCGACCTGCTGCGTCGCGCACTGGTTTTCAACGGGTACAAGGTACGCCACGTGATGAACATTACGGACGTGGGTCACCTGACCTCCGACGCGGACACCGGCGAGGACAAGATGGAGGAAGGCGCGCGCCGCGCCGGGAAGACGGCCTGGGAGATCGCCGAGTTCTACACCGGGGTCTTCAAGGAAGACATGCGGCGGCTCAACGTCCTCGAGCCGGATACCTGGTGCCGGGCGACCGACCATATCGCCGAGCAGATCCGGGAGATCCAGTGCATCGAGCAGAAAGGGTTCACGTACCGCACTTCCGATGGGATCTACTTCGACACCTCGAAGCAGCCGGATTACGGGTACCTCGCCCGGCTGGACGTGGAGGGACTGGAGGCCGGCGCCCGGGTCGACATGGCGGAGAAGCGCAGCATCACCGACTTCGCGTTGTGGAAGTTCAGCCCGCCGGATGAGCAACGGCAGATGGAATGGGACAGCCCCTGGGGCGTCGGGTTCCCGGGATGGCACATCGAGTGCTCGGCCATGTCCGCCAAGTTCCTCGGGCCCTATTTCGATATCCACCTGGGCGGCGAAGACCACATCTCGGTGCACCACGCCAACGAGATCGCCCAGACCGAGGCCTGTCACGGCACGCGCCTGGCCAACTTCTGGATGCACGGCTACTTCCTGCAACTGGGAGACGCCAAGATGGCGAAATCCGCAGGCGGGTTCCTGCGGGTACAGACGCTGATCGACCGGGGATACGATCCCCTCGTCTACCGGTTGTTCTGCCTCAGCGCGAGTTACCGCTCCAAGCTCAACTTCAAGTGGGAGAGCATAGAAGGCGCCGCGCGGCAGCTGAACCGGCTTCGGCTGGCCGTGCACGCCTGGGGTGAGCCCGCCACTGAAGCGGACGAGGCCTACATGCAGCGCTTTACCGAAGTCGTGAACAACGACCTGAACATGCCCCGCGCCATGTCCGTCACCTGGGACCTGGTCCGCAGCGATCTGCCGGACGGCCTGAAGAAGGCCACGATCATGCGGTTCGACGAAATACTGGGGCTGAGCCTGGTCGAGTGGGAACCGGAAGAGACGGCCGTGCCGGATCACATCACGGACCTGGCCGAACAGCGGCGCCAGGCCCGCGCGGAAAAAAGGTACGCCGACGCCGACTCCCTTCGCGACCAGATCATCAGCGCCGGTTTCGATATCAAGGACACGCCGAAGGGACCGGAAATCACCCCCAGGGCCGTCGCGACCGAGGCGGCGAACTGA
- a CDS encoding NAD(P)-dependent oxidoreductase — protein sequence MNLLLVGGSGLVGTAITPYLQPHHNLRVLDLNAPQHDDVEYVEGSIADPEAVRRALDGMDGFITMAMKGGQGGHDRHHTIEQVIDNYTVNCLGHHVLLLTAFEMGITRGIYTGTMSVHNRHRTWYPSEEEVPLDGPNVYGLTKGLTEEICRYFAREYDMSLLVYRITGPCNRAMFIDRIKNPPGGPKLYYTDEEDIAEAYLAGLRFLDQSGKGRCEVFFISGDERQEEMNMAKARELLGWAPSARKKLGI from the coding sequence ATGAACCTGCTGCTGGTCGGCGGTTCCGGTCTCGTCGGGACGGCCATCACGCCCTACCTCCAGCCACACCACAACCTGCGGGTGCTGGACCTCAACGCTCCCCAACACGATGACGTCGAGTACGTGGAAGGATCCATCGCCGATCCCGAAGCGGTGCGCCGCGCCCTGGACGGCATGGACGGATTCATCACCATGGCGATGAAAGGCGGCCAGGGCGGCCACGACCGGCACCACACCATCGAGCAGGTGATCGACAACTACACCGTCAATTGCCTGGGCCATCACGTGCTGCTGCTGACCGCCTTCGAAATGGGGATCACGCGGGGGATATACACCGGCACCATGAGCGTCCACAACCGGCACCGGACCTGGTACCCCTCCGAGGAGGAGGTGCCCCTGGACGGCCCCAACGTGTACGGCCTGACCAAGGGCTTGACGGAGGAGATCTGCCGGTACTTCGCCCGCGAGTACGACATGAGCCTGCTCGTCTACCGCATAACCGGACCCTGCAACCGGGCCATGTTCATCGACCGGATCAAAAACCCGCCCGGCGGGCCGAAGCTCTACTACACCGACGAGGAGGACATCGCCGAGGCCTACCTGGCCGGCTTGAGATTCCTCGACCAGTCCGGCAAAGGCCGCTGCGAGGTGTTCTTCATATCAGGGGATGAGCGGCAAGAGGAGATGAACATGGCCAAGGCCCGCGAACTTCTGGGGTGGGCGCCGTCCGCGCGGAAAAAGCTGGGGATTTGA
- a CDS encoding phytanoyl-CoA dioxygenase family protein gives MNARITEDQWAVFERQGYLRLGSVMAPGELERLRERIDDIMLGRADIDYGRVMMQLDRDPERGGDKPGPQSRGHKGATLCYRKIQDLELDPVYLSFMRKPVFEEICERVYGPGTPVACYRAMFMNKPSGEGTPLVWHQDRWTDLDRDPLVTLWTALDDAVEANGCVKIIPGSHRRLINPSHGSGFLTDEQAADVVAENKPVNMEIGCGETVLMHNWMLHSSGTNSTETARRAFSVCFMDAATRSQAGHTYPVIFGEGALSPAL, from the coding sequence ATGAATGCCCGGATCACAGAGGACCAGTGGGCGGTATTCGAACGGCAGGGCTACCTCCGTCTCGGCAGCGTGATGGCGCCGGGCGAACTCGAGCGGCTCCGGGAGCGCATCGACGACATCATGCTGGGCCGGGCCGACATCGACTACGGCCGGGTCATGATGCAGCTCGACCGCGACCCGGAGCGCGGGGGCGACAAGCCCGGTCCCCAGTCCAGAGGACACAAAGGGGCCACGCTATGCTACCGGAAGATCCAGGACCTGGAACTGGATCCCGTCTATCTCTCCTTCATGCGGAAACCAGTCTTCGAGGAGATATGCGAGCGGGTCTACGGCCCCGGTACGCCGGTGGCCTGCTATCGGGCGATGTTCATGAACAAGCCCAGCGGGGAAGGCACGCCGCTCGTATGGCACCAGGACCGGTGGACCGACCTCGACCGGGATCCCCTCGTCACGCTGTGGACGGCGCTGGACGACGCCGTCGAGGCGAATGGCTGTGTGAAGATCATTCCGGGTTCCCATCGCCGGCTCATCAACCCGAGCCACGGGTCCGGGTTCCTTACGGATGAACAGGCGGCGGACGTCGTGGCGGAAAACAAACCTGTCAACATGGAGATCGGGTGCGGCGAGACCGTGCTCATGCACAACTGGATGCTGCACAGCTCAGGCACGAACAGCACCGAAACGGCGCGGCGCGCCTTCAGCGTGTGTTTCATGGACGCGGCGACCCGATCCCAGGCCGGGCACACCTATCCCGTCATTTTCGGCGAGGGGGCGCTGAGCCCCGCGCTGTAG
- a CDS encoding DUF6443 domain-containing protein, whose product MSGRDALHIRGVLGTDQLQGGDNMYAGVTVTVAWKNAGSRPAASLTQVVPLAGGLPDPQERTFDVLMPVPSSADSARVNLTMYAGVYKPQQSVYRKIRVYAKDIRVTAMSADDPEAVFLEGAHILDRPHVVTVKDGSGNKLQSTGHRYGRFVHGNNAIIMPDTTSAWLDKDGDGVVDTNEWIHRQVAAAYDAYGNLTQAKDAHGTVTSTIMGYGRMRPVAAFTGADASKGTAEVFDDHAGWDALVAATPWRRTDTRPGAVTVEAGALTLDNAVAERSLPSLAAGVFEVDARVQATGERTEVTLGQNRIRWVFERDGSVKAADNGTLKDTGARLVPGRWHHLRIAWKDGRWWARVDGARYPKTGAWNMRGRRGVVDAVKLANGARTAVASFDNLRAWPEGAQPAAMTTFDPVTLDAMAVTDANGYTVRYLRDGLRRVVQITDGAGRLTAQRDHRFSRGISATSAYNTSRPNRQTDIAYPSRDGHKDLSRDGHRTLVRGTALTEGITLEEGVSLETTGPYVVEAGETVDLKASVRIVLGPGFHAKAGSNFRAGIDARAGGDGVTGSGAVAYNQRKAAKRAVKLGPSSVLETGRVEGRVTARTDFHPGSATSGKTVILAFEDGGDYVRMVYENGRVKLESRIGGNAASTAMVPGYNRNWPWARVEMELLPAGRVNAWMYGHEDTRFRSASASVAVPANWKPAFKAAGESGDGYLANLYIGKAETVTTYYDGLARQIQTRAGAEADDIVTRTTYNRAGKPEKLLGPVYRSPSQFYSALAETAAGGRVTKTTYESDPLLRVSSVVPPGHDNNSAVDTRYGNWAAGSGPGRSYVTVDDEKGVATTRVYDPYGRMQHVIADSAGTSAGTRNNTTSFSYDALDRLVSTTMPGGGTTRYAYDTLGRMVSRHHPDADGATLYKYDDLGRMRFSQDARQRAAGTGANRKITYTVYDDFGRVTRVGEAAANFASLDPERSYAFERDATSWRSRMTYDGGDAVTDSDPVAGNGAASGGPNYAQGRLTRAQENTDADVAAEVVHEYAYDHLGNVRVKQVEIESLAGAKTATYAHDLAGRVTRLTYPDGAQARYAYDSAGRLSRVWDANGNTLAAYTHTAAGNIGTHVVGADIATGTYAYNPREWVTDIDYAGKFSSKLTYDLAGNVTRQVYSHGTAASRTADYAYDALYRITGFDLTGGTSRDYAYDRNGNLTSMVTGSSRLTYNYSAGSTPNRLDSTTGTGGQTYVYNRNGWMTRKGANTLTYDYRGLTTGYGTARYLMDPDRRRVKKTVGTAVTYYLRGPGGSVLAEYSGQTLSARYVYAGSRRIARISGSGASYYLADHLGSTRSLVDGESAVTAAYDYWPYGKVLASSGTGFTHFRFTGHERDAESGLDYMLARSYAYDVGRFLRPDPMQEHYPGISPYAYVSNNPLRFVDPTGAEHHEISFDPDVYLHNTAKQVAKYAADITKKAVEETIVFSDETKEVAENVAAIGIAGMALGGASLNTPMIKGSFDVIVLSMGIGTVADVSKLVALSVDALFFGGSEDAAIKQSSDTLTNLITGRVVRGGFEKLSNQSGVLKTGR is encoded by the coding sequence GTGTCCGGTCGCGATGCGCTGCACATCCGCGGCGTCCTCGGGACCGATCAGCTGCAGGGCGGCGACAACATGTACGCCGGCGTCACGGTGACCGTCGCCTGGAAGAACGCCGGCAGCCGTCCGGCCGCGTCGCTGACGCAGGTCGTGCCCCTGGCCGGCGGGCTGCCCGATCCGCAGGAAAGAACCTTCGACGTCCTCATGCCCGTGCCTTCGAGCGCGGACAGCGCCCGGGTCAACCTCACGATGTACGCCGGCGTCTACAAGCCGCAGCAGTCCGTGTACCGCAAGATCAGGGTGTACGCGAAGGACATCCGGGTCACTGCGATGAGTGCAGACGACCCCGAGGCCGTGTTCCTCGAGGGCGCCCACATCCTGGACCGCCCCCACGTGGTCACCGTCAAAGACGGTTCAGGTAACAAGTTACAGTCCACCGGGCATCGCTACGGCCGGTTTGTCCACGGTAACAACGCCATCATCATGCCGGACACCACCTCGGCATGGCTGGATAAGGACGGTGACGGCGTGGTGGATACGAACGAGTGGATCCACCGACAGGTGGCCGCCGCCTACGACGCCTACGGCAACCTGACCCAGGCGAAGGACGCCCACGGCACCGTGACGTCCACGATCATGGGCTATGGCCGGATGCGGCCCGTGGCCGCCTTCACCGGCGCCGATGCGTCGAAAGGAACCGCCGAGGTCTTCGACGACCACGCCGGCTGGGACGCGCTCGTCGCCGCTACCCCGTGGCGCAGAACCGACACCAGGCCCGGCGCCGTCACCGTGGAAGCCGGCGCGCTCACCCTGGACAACGCCGTGGCCGAACGCAGCCTGCCCTCCCTGGCCGCCGGCGTGTTCGAGGTCGACGCCAGGGTGCAGGCCACCGGAGAACGCACCGAGGTAACCCTCGGGCAAAATCGCATCCGGTGGGTCTTCGAACGGGACGGCAGCGTGAAGGCTGCAGACAACGGGACCCTCAAGGACACGGGCGCGCGCTTAGTGCCGGGCCGCTGGCATCATCTGCGCATCGCCTGGAAGGACGGCCGGTGGTGGGCCCGCGTGGACGGCGCGCGCTACCCGAAGACCGGCGCCTGGAACATGCGGGGCCGCAGAGGCGTCGTGGACGCCGTCAAGCTGGCCAACGGCGCGCGGACGGCCGTCGCGTCCTTCGATAACCTGCGCGCATGGCCGGAAGGCGCCCAGCCGGCCGCTATGACCACCTTCGACCCGGTGACCCTGGACGCCATGGCCGTCACCGACGCGAACGGATATACCGTCCGGTACCTGAGGGACGGACTGCGCCGCGTCGTGCAGATCACGGATGGCGCCGGACGCCTCACCGCCCAGCGGGACCACCGCTTCTCCCGCGGCATAAGCGCTACCAGCGCCTATAACACCTCAAGACCCAACCGGCAGACCGATATCGCCTACCCTTCCAGGGACGGCCACAAGGATCTGTCCAGGGACGGGCACCGGACCCTGGTGCGCGGCACCGCCCTCACGGAGGGTATCACCCTCGAAGAGGGCGTCAGCCTGGAGACCACGGGGCCCTACGTCGTCGAAGCCGGAGAGACCGTGGATCTGAAAGCCAGCGTGCGCATCGTCCTCGGCCCCGGCTTCCACGCGAAGGCCGGATCGAACTTCCGCGCCGGCATCGACGCCCGTGCGGGCGGCGATGGAGTCACCGGCAGCGGGGCTGTCGCCTACAACCAGCGGAAAGCCGCGAAGCGGGCCGTGAAGCTGGGGCCCTCCTCCGTCCTGGAGACGGGAAGGGTCGAAGGCCGCGTCACTGCAAGGACCGACTTCCATCCAGGCTCGGCGACCTCGGGCAAAACCGTCATCTTGGCCTTCGAAGACGGGGGCGACTACGTCCGCATGGTGTATGAGAACGGTCGCGTAAAGCTGGAAAGCCGCATCGGCGGCAACGCCGCATCCACGGCCATGGTGCCCGGTTACAACCGAAACTGGCCCTGGGCGCGCGTGGAGATGGAACTCCTGCCCGCAGGCAGGGTGAACGCCTGGATGTATGGCCACGAGGACACCCGGTTCAGGAGCGCCAGCGCTTCGGTCGCCGTCCCGGCGAACTGGAAGCCCGCGTTCAAGGCGGCAGGCGAGTCTGGTGACGGCTACCTCGCCAACCTCTACATCGGCAAGGCGGAAACCGTAACGACCTACTACGACGGCCTGGCGCGCCAGATACAGACGCGGGCAGGGGCCGAAGCCGACGACATCGTCACGCGGACGACGTACAACCGGGCGGGCAAGCCCGAAAAACTGCTCGGGCCCGTATACCGGTCGCCCTCGCAGTTCTACAGCGCCCTGGCCGAGACCGCCGCGGGTGGCCGCGTTACGAAGACCACCTACGAGAGCGACCCGCTCCTGAGGGTGTCCAGCGTCGTCCCGCCCGGTCACGACAACAACTCGGCTGTCGACACCCGCTACGGCAACTGGGCCGCCGGGTCCGGTCCGGGCCGGTCCTATGTGACCGTAGACGATGAAAAGGGCGTGGCCACCACCAGGGTCTATGACCCCTATGGGCGCATGCAGCACGTCATTGCCGACTCGGCGGGCACCAGTGCCGGCACCCGGAACAACACGACGTCTTTTTCCTATGACGCCCTGGATCGCCTGGTCTCGACCACCATGCCGGGTGGCGGCACCACGCGCTACGCCTACGACACCCTGGGCCGCATGGTCAGCCGGCATCACCCCGACGCCGACGGCGCCACGCTGTACAAGTACGACGACCTCGGCAGAATGCGCTTCTCGCAGGACGCCCGGCAGCGCGCCGCCGGCACGGGCGCCAACAGGAAAATCACCTACACCGTCTACGACGACTTCGGGCGCGTGACCCGCGTGGGCGAGGCGGCCGCCAACTTTGCAAGTCTCGATCCGGAGCGGTCCTACGCCTTCGAGCGCGACGCTACTTCGTGGCGCAGCCGCATGACCTACGACGGCGGCGATGCCGTTACCGACAGCGACCCAGTCGCCGGCAACGGGGCCGCCTCTGGTGGCCCCAACTACGCCCAGGGGCGCCTCACCAGGGCCCAAGAGAACACCGACGCCGACGTGGCCGCCGAGGTCGTCCACGAGTACGCCTACGACCACCTGGGCAATGTGCGCGTCAAGCAGGTCGAAATCGAGAGTCTCGCCGGTGCGAAGACGGCTACCTATGCCCACGACCTGGCAGGGCGCGTAACGAGACTCACCTACCCCGACGGCGCGCAGGCGCGCTACGCATATGACAGCGCAGGGCGGCTCAGTCGCGTGTGGGATGCGAATGGCAACACGCTCGCCGCGTATACTCACACCGCCGCGGGCAACATAGGCACGCATGTCGTGGGCGCCGACATCGCGACCGGAACCTACGCCTACAATCCGCGCGAGTGGGTCACGGACATCGACTATGCGGGCAAGTTCAGTTCCAAGCTCACCTACGACCTCGCTGGCAACGTTACCCGGCAGGTGTATAGTCATGGCACCGCCGCGTCCAGGACGGCGGACTATGCATATGACGCCCTCTACCGAATTACCGGCTTCGATCTGACCGGCGGCACAAGCCGGGACTACGCCTACGACAGGAACGGCAACCTGACGTCCATGGTGACCGGCAGCAGCCGGCTCACCTACAACTACTCGGCTGGCTCCACCCCCAACAGGCTGGACAGCACCACGGGCACCGGAGGGCAGACCTACGTTTACAACCGGAACGGTTGGATGACGCGCAAGGGCGCGAACACGCTGACCTACGACTACCGGGGGCTTACCACGGGTTACGGCACTGCGCGGTATCTCATGGACCCCGACAGACGGCGCGTGAAGAAGACCGTCGGGACGGCCGTCACCTACTACCTGAGAGGACCGGGCGGCAGCGTCCTGGCCGAGTACTCGGGGCAGACGCTTTCGGCAAGGTACGTCTATGCCGGGTCGAGGCGCATCGCCCGGATATCGGGAAGCGGTGCAAGCTACTACCTGGCCGATCACCTGGGCAGCACCCGGAGCCTGGTCGACGGGGAAAGCGCCGTCACCGCTGCCTACGACTACTGGCCCTACGGGAAGGTCCTCGCATCGAGTGGCACAGGCTTCACGCACTTCCGGTTCACCGGACACGAAAGGGACGCCGAGTCCGGTCTTGACTACATGCTCGCAAGGTCGTACGCTTACGATGTCGGCAGGTTCCTGCGGCCCGATCCCATGCAGGAACATTACCCGGGGATCAGTCCGTATGCCTATGTCTCAAACAACCCCTTAAGATTCGTTGATCCAACAGGGGCTGAACACCATGAAATATCGTTTGATCCTGATGTATACCTTCATAACACAGCAAAACAAGTTGCTAAATATGCAGCAGACATAACTAAGAAAGCAGTAGAGGAGACAATTGTATTTAGCGATGAAACAAAGGAGGTAGCTGAAAACGTTGCGGCAATCGGCATAGCCGGGATGGCTTTAGGTGGTGCGTCTTTAAACACCCCGATGATTAAGGGCTCATTTGACGTAATAGTACTTTCAATGGGAATTGGCACAGTTGCAGACGTATCGAAATTAGTTGCATTATCCGTTGACGCTTTGTTTTTCGGTGGTTCAGAAGACGCAGCAATTAAGCAGTCTAGTGATACATTAACGAATTTAATAACAGGTAGAGTTGTGAGGGGTGGCTTTGAAAAACTGTCAAACCAGTCAGGTGTACTAAAAACAGGACGTTAG